One genomic window of Candidatus Nitrosopumilus sediminis includes the following:
- the purM gene encoding phosphoribosylformylglycinamidine cyclo-ligase: MTLTYKKAGVDISKIKQSQKAIGKLIASTHKLQRKAKMTHGFGHYAGIVEIPGGKLLATHTDGVGTKVVIANMMKKYNTIGIDCVAMNVNDIICIGATPISFVDYIAANKNDVTIFKKIVEGLVTGAKKSAMPIVGGETAIMPDVIEGKGFAFDLAGMVVGLLDKKEMVLGNKIKAGDVIIGVNSSGIHSNGYSLARKALLTKYSVKDKVKGVGVIGDALLKPTEIYTKPVLEINQKCKVNGFAHITGGSFTKLLRLKNIGYEIDSLPKIPPIMGLIEEQGVKAEEMYKTFNMGVGFCVVAPKDQLSRIKSIFKKHKIVSQEIGQIVSKKGVFINSIKIA, translated from the coding sequence ATGACTCTAACCTACAAAAAAGCAGGTGTGGATATTTCTAAAATTAAACAAAGCCAAAAAGCAATTGGAAAATTAATTGCATCAACTCACAAACTCCAGAGAAAAGCAAAGATGACACACGGTTTTGGTCATTATGCAGGAATTGTAGAAATTCCGGGGGGAAAACTATTAGCAACACATACTGATGGTGTTGGAACCAAAGTAGTGATTGCAAACATGATGAAGAAATACAACACGATTGGGATTGATTGTGTTGCAATGAATGTAAATGATATAATCTGTATTGGCGCAACACCAATTTCATTTGTAGACTATATTGCTGCAAATAAAAATGATGTAACAATATTCAAAAAAATTGTAGAGGGACTGGTAACAGGTGCAAAAAAATCAGCAATGCCAATTGTGGGAGGAGAAACAGCAATCATGCCAGATGTAATCGAAGGGAAAGGATTTGCGTTTGATTTAGCAGGGATGGTTGTAGGGTTATTGGATAAAAAAGAGATGGTTCTTGGAAATAAAATCAAAGCAGGAGATGTAATTATCGGAGTAAATAGTTCAGGAATTCATTCAAACGGATACTCACTTGCAAGAAAAGCATTATTAACAAAATATTCCGTAAAAGACAAAGTCAAAGGGGTAGGAGTTATAGGGGATGCATTGCTCAAACCTACAGAAATCTATACCAAACCAGTTCTTGAGATCAATCAAAAATGCAAAGTCAATGGATTTGCACATATTACGGGAGGGTCATTTACTAAGTTGCTACGCCTCAAAAACATAGGATATGAGATAGACTCACTACCTAAAATTCCACCTATCATGGGGTTAATAGAAGAACAAGGAGTGAAAGCAGAAGAAATGTACAAGACATTTAACATGGGAGTAGGATTCTGCGTGGTTGCTCCAAAAGATCAGTTAAGCAGAATCAAATCAATATTCAAAAAACATAAGATTGTGAGTCAGGAGATAGGACAGATCGTTTCTAAAAAAGGTGTTTTTATAAATTCTATAAAAATTGCTTAA
- a CDS encoding elongator complex protein 3 — protein sequence MNKLDPVVSKACNEITQNLLTIQEPSKKQVKEEIIKICTKYALERIPRNYEILSMAKESDFDKLKKVLLRKPAKTASGVSVVALMPKPYACPHGRCTYCPGGIEFNSPNSYTGKEPSSLNAIENEFDPKLQITSKIEKLIAFGHDPSKMEIVIVGGTFLFMPKDYQREFIKSCYDALNGIDSKDLEEAKSNNEHASIRNVGFTIETKPDYCKKEHVDLMLSYGITRIEIGVQSLQERVYEIVNRGHNYNDVVESFQISKDAGYKIVAHMMPGLPTMTPKGDIADFKKLFSDPELRPDMLKIYPSLVIENTPLYEEYKQGKYTPYSDEDMIKVLTEAKRNIPKWVRIMRVQREISPKEIIAGPKSGNLRQIVHQNLAKQGFSCKCIRCREAGLSNKKADVGEIKLNRIDYDSSGGKEVFLSYEDKEESIYGFLRLRKPSINAHRDEIDQDTCIVREIHVYGKSLKLGEKEDDEIQHSGLGKNLMKEAEKISKEEFDAKKILVISAVGTREYYQKLGYSLYGPYMSKVLN from the coding sequence ATGAATAAGTTAGATCCTGTGGTATCCAAAGCATGTAATGAAATCACTCAGAATCTATTAACAATTCAAGAACCTAGTAAAAAACAAGTTAAAGAAGAAATTATAAAAATTTGTACAAAATATGCACTTGAAAGAATTCCTAGAAATTATGAAATTCTGTCAATGGCAAAAGAATCAGATTTTGACAAATTAAAAAAAGTATTGTTAAGAAAACCTGCCAAAACAGCGTCAGGAGTATCAGTAGTCGCATTAATGCCAAAGCCCTATGCATGTCCACATGGACGTTGTACATATTGTCCAGGAGGGATTGAATTTAATTCGCCAAATAGTTACACAGGAAAAGAACCATCATCACTAAATGCAATAGAAAACGAATTTGATCCTAAATTACAAATTACATCAAAGATTGAAAAATTAATTGCATTTGGACATGACCCATCCAAAATGGAAATAGTGATCGTAGGAGGGACATTTCTCTTCATGCCAAAAGACTATCAAAGAGAGTTCATCAAATCATGCTATGATGCACTTAATGGAATAGATTCAAAAGATTTGGAAGAGGCAAAATCAAACAATGAACACGCCTCAATAAGAAACGTAGGATTTACAATTGAAACAAAACCAGATTATTGCAAAAAAGAACATGTTGATTTAATGTTAAGTTATGGAATTACAAGAATAGAGATAGGAGTTCAATCATTACAAGAACGGGTTTATGAGATAGTCAATAGAGGACACAACTACAATGATGTAGTAGAATCATTTCAAATTTCAAAAGATGCAGGGTACAAAATCGTTGCACATATGATGCCAGGATTACCAACAATGACACCAAAAGGAGATATCGCAGATTTTAAAAAATTATTTTCAGATCCAGAGTTGCGTCCAGATATGTTGAAGATTTATCCTTCACTAGTAATTGAAAATACCCCACTGTATGAAGAATACAAACAAGGAAAATACACACCATATTCTGATGAAGATATGATCAAAGTTCTAACAGAAGCTAAAAGAAACATACCAAAATGGGTGAGAATCATGAGAGTTCAAAGGGAAATTTCGCCCAAAGAGATCATTGCAGGTCCAAAATCAGGGAACTTGAGACAAATTGTGCATCAAAATCTCGCCAAACAGGGATTTTCATGTAAATGTATCAGATGTAGAGAAGCAGGATTATCCAACAAGAAAGCAGATGTAGGTGAGATAAAATTAAACCGAATTGATTATGATTCATCAGGAGGAAAAGAAGTATTCTTGTCTTATGAAGACAAAGAAGAATCAATTTATGGATTTTTGAGATTACGAAAACCAAGTATCAATGCACACAGGGATGAAATTGATCAAGACACATGTATCGTAAGAGAAATTCATGTTTATGGAAAATCATTGAAGCTTGGAGAGAAAGAAGACGATGAGATTCAACATTCAGGATTAGGAAAGAATCTCATGAAAGAAGCTGAAAAAATATCTAAAGAAGAATTTGACGCAAAGAAGATTTTAGTAATTAGTGCGGTAGGTACAAGAGAATATTATCAAAAATTAGGGTATTCGTTATATGGGCCATACATGTCCAAAGTATTGAATTAG
- a CDS encoding proteasome assembly chaperone family protein, with protein MQKEFPEAEVFEIKKTELKNPIIFAGFVGAGLVGPVAINHIITELEMQEIAVMRSKYLPPSTVFMRGRLRHPFRFYVNKEGTVCAIICEITLRMEGLYTLVSSILDWAAQKGSKEIVILDGVASTEHDGKAYCAAEEDLVRTMADKDISMIPQGFITGIPGGILNECLVREIQGLTLLARANKEAPDSAAAATLIEALNRFYDMKIDTSELQKQKDRINTEFSELSQKYAEHREEISGMYM; from the coding sequence GTGCAAAAAGAATTTCCTGAAGCCGAAGTCTTTGAAATCAAAAAGACCGAATTAAAAAATCCCATAATTTTTGCAGGATTTGTTGGTGCAGGTCTAGTAGGACCAGTTGCAATAAATCACATCATTACCGAATTAGAGATGCAAGAAATAGCAGTGATGAGATCAAAGTATCTTCCACCATCAACTGTTTTTATGAGAGGTAGATTACGACATCCATTTCGATTTTATGTAAATAAAGAAGGAACCGTTTGTGCAATTATTTGTGAGATAACATTGAGAATGGAGGGTCTATACACGCTAGTATCATCCATTTTAGATTGGGCAGCTCAGAAAGGCTCCAAAGAAATTGTGATTTTAGACGGAGTTGCAAGTACGGAACACGACGGTAAAGCATACTGTGCAGCAGAAGAAGACCTAGTTAGAACAATGGCAGACAAAGACATCAGCATGATTCCACAGGGATTCATCACAGGGATTCCAGGAGGCATACTAAATGAGTGCCTAGTAAGAGAAATTCAAGGATTAACTCTATTGGCAAGGGCAAACAAAGAGGCACCAGATTCAGCAGCAGCGGCAACACTGATTGAAGCATTAAATCGATTTTACGATATGAAAATTGATACATCAGAACTACAAAAACAAAAAGATAGAATCAATACCGAATTCAGCGAATTATCTCAGAAATATGCAGAGCACCGAGAAGAGATATCTGGAATGTACATGTGA
- a CDS encoding universal stress protein, with the protein MVPLDGSKFSIRALNYAINLSKFTNSKIIGIFVVPSDDTPSPIDDLLNPLSSISTQGYKTKMTKYGQTILENAEKRCQQNKISFAKKTLFGNPENEIIKYAEDKKAGIELIIMGSHGHGHAEEILLGSVSYKVVHKSKKPVMIIK; encoded by the coding sequence TTGGTTCCACTAGATGGTTCTAAATTTTCAATTCGAGCTCTAAACTATGCAATAAATTTATCGAAATTTACAAATTCAAAAATAATCGGAATTTTTGTAGTGCCTTCAGATGATACACCTTCTCCAATAGATGATCTTCTAAATCCACTTTCATCAATATCAACTCAAGGATACAAGACAAAGATGACAAAATACGGACAGACAATTTTAGAAAATGCAGAGAAACGATGTCAACAAAACAAGATAAGTTTTGCAAAAAAAACACTATTTGGAAATCCAGAAAATGAAATTATAAAATATGCAGAAGACAAAAAAGCAGGCATCGAATTAATAATAATGGGATCACATGGACATGGTCATGCTGAAGAGATACTGTTAGGAAGTGTATCATACAAAGTAGTCCATAAATCCAAAAAACCAGTAATGATAATAAAATAA
- a CDS encoding pyridoxamine 5'-phosphate oxidase family protein, whose product MITDKIKDFLNLQKLAYVATVTSDGKPNISPKGTVIGWDAETLAFADIRSPDTMKNLKDNPNVEINVIDPLLRKGFLFQGKAKIVEDKSVYEEILNHYRQNGIKSPINSIVLVDVSSISDVVSPLYDMGISEEEIKSKWQKHFANL is encoded by the coding sequence ATGATTACTGATAAAATCAAAGATTTTCTAAATTTGCAAAAGCTTGCCTATGTTGCTACTGTTACATCTGATGGCAAACCCAACATTTCTCCAAAAGGAACTGTGATTGGTTGGGATGCAGAAACATTGGCATTTGCAGATATTCGTTCTCCTGATACTATGAAGAATCTAAAAGATAATCCTAATGTTGAAATCAATGTGATTGATCCTCTTTTGCGGAAAGGCTTCTTGTTTCAAGGCAAGGCTAAAATCGTTGAGGACAAATCAGTGTATGAAGAAATTCTAAATCATTATAGACAAAATGGGATTAAAAGCCCAATAAACTCCATCGTTCTAGTTGATGTGTCAAGCATTTCTGATGTAGTTTCTCCTTTATATGATATGGGTATTTCTGAAGAAGAGATTAAATCAAAATGGCAAAAACATTTTGCAAATTTATGA
- a CDS encoding calcium/sodium antiporter → MEIAISAMLTIVGLAMLCFGGNWLVSGGVAIARKFRISNLVIGMTIVAYGTSTPELAASVAAAGEHSAIILGNIVGSNIANVGMVIGVAAILIPLAVNKSVLRKEIPIMLGVSVLLVLISIDGELSQYDGILLLAGLGVFGYYTFKDAMKQRSENKEELQQNTNNVYLKSAGLIGIGIALLYVGAILTVDNAVILAKEFGLSETIIGLTVIAIGTSLPELITSIIAIKKGHGDIGVGNIIGSNIYNILMIMGVGAALGGVVVGTDVYVDYTIMIIFSLSLLLALKSGIISRSVGVCLTIGYVAYLVATFFK, encoded by the coding sequence GTGGAAATTGCGATAAGTGCAATGCTGACCATTGTGGGGTTGGCCATGCTATGCTTTGGTGGCAACTGGCTAGTTAGTGGTGGTGTAGCAATTGCAAGAAAATTTCGTATTAGTAATTTAGTAATTGGAATGACTATTGTGGCATATGGTACTTCAACTCCTGAGCTTGCAGCAAGTGTTGCAGCAGCTGGAGAACACAGTGCGATAATTCTTGGAAATATAGTTGGAAGCAATATTGCAAATGTTGGCATGGTAATCGGAGTTGCTGCCATCCTTATTCCTCTAGCTGTAAACAAATCTGTTTTAAGAAAAGAAATTCCAATCATGCTTGGGGTTTCAGTTCTTTTGGTTTTAATTTCAATTGATGGGGAACTCTCTCAATATGATGGTATTTTGTTGCTTGCTGGGTTGGGTGTGTTTGGATACTATACATTCAAAGATGCAATGAAACAAAGATCCGAAAACAAAGAAGAACTTCAACAGAATACAAATAATGTTTATTTAAAATCTGCCGGATTAATTGGAATTGGTATTGCTCTTCTGTATGTGGGTGCAATACTTACAGTTGACAATGCAGTAATTTTGGCAAAAGAATTTGGGTTGTCTGAGACAATAATTGGTTTGACCGTTATTGCAATTGGAACATCTCTACCAGAATTAATCACATCAATTATCGCAATCAAAAAGGGTCATGGTGATATTGGCGTTGGAAATATAATTGGAAGTAACATTTACAATATTTTGATGATCATGGGTGTTGGTGCAGCCCTTGGTGGCGTGGTTGTGGGTACTGATGTTTATGTCGATTATACAATCATGATAATCTTTAGTTTGTCATTACTACTTGCGCTTAAATCTGGAATTATTAGCAGATCTGTAGGTGTTTGTCTTACAATTGGGTATGTGGCGTATCTGGTAGCCACGTTTTTCAAGTAA
- a CDS encoding ferritin, with translation MKISKNMQSALNNQIALEANASNSYLSMASWCEITGYEGGASFFYAQADEERTHMLKIVHYLNGLGVPAIIPATKLPASNFKSLESILKTALASEKSVTVAIHKMVEIAQKDKDHSTYAFLEWFVNEQVQEETKFETLIQKFELIGRDKLAINEIDKILAANAAAPADTPA, from the coding sequence ATGAAAATTTCAAAGAACATGCAAAGTGCATTAAACAACCAAATTGCATTGGAAGCTAACGCATCAAACAGCTATCTGTCTATGGCGTCCTGGTGTGAAATTACAGGATACGAAGGCGGTGCTAGTTTCTTCTATGCCCAGGCTGATGAAGAGAGAACTCACATGCTAAAGATTGTTCATTATTTGAATGGTCTTGGAGTTCCTGCAATAATTCCTGCAACAAAGTTACCTGCAAGTAATTTCAAGTCTTTAGAATCTATTTTAAAGACTGCACTAGCAAGTGAAAAATCTGTAACTGTTGCAATTCACAAGATGGTTGAAATCGCACAAAAAGACAAGGATCATTCAACATATGCATTCCTAGAATGGTTTGTCAATGAGCAAGTACAAGAAGAGACAAAGTTTGAGACTTTGATACAAAAGTTTGAACTCATTGGACGAGACAAGCTTGCAATAAATGAGATTGATAAAATTCTGGCAGCCAATGCTGCAGCTCCTGCTGACACACCTGCTTAG
- the lysS gene encoding lysine--tRNA ligase: MTEQDIIGKGTWIDKLASELLEREKTLGRNTDLLRVESGLGASGIPHIGSLGDAVRAYGVKLALENLGYKSELIAYSDDLDGLRKIPEGMQEFGLEEHIAKPVSLIPDPYGCHDSYGMHMSSILLEGLDKVGIKYEFRRAVDTYKQGSLKEQIHTILQNSAKIGEKISELVGQEKYQKYLPYFPVCANCNRLYTAEATEYVADEKKVKYTCHDTEIGSKLVKGCGHIGEADIGKDLGKLAWKVEFAARWAAFDIRFEAYGKDIMDSVKVNDWVADEILKFPHPHHVKYEMFLDKGGKKISKSLGNVITAQKWLEFGSPKSILLLLYKRITGARELGFDDIPSLMAEYNELEDIYFGRIKVDNQAKLTKSKGLYEYVNLLNPPKQSSTHVNYRLVIELAKIFKENRGQRVMKKLLDYGVIKNPEPEIEKLIELAGNYADEFDEQEKIQIDLDDTSKKALKLLVDELGGDKELEDIQNTIYQIAKSNDIQPKDFFKILYQIILGTSRGPKIGPFISDIGRKQVAKTLSEYT; this comes from the coding sequence ATGACAGAGCAAGACATTATCGGTAAAGGAACTTGGATTGATAAGTTAGCATCAGAATTACTTGAACGTGAAAAAACTCTTGGAAGAAATACAGATTTACTAAGAGTAGAAAGTGGTCTTGGGGCATCTGGAATTCCACATATAGGAAGTTTAGGTGATGCAGTTAGGGCATACGGAGTAAAACTAGCATTAGAAAACCTAGGATACAAATCAGAATTAATTGCGTATTCAGATGATCTTGACGGATTAAGAAAAATTCCAGAAGGCATGCAAGAGTTTGGTTTAGAAGAACACATTGCAAAACCAGTGTCACTAATACCAGATCCTTATGGTTGTCATGACTCGTACGGAATGCATATGAGCAGTATTCTATTAGAAGGATTAGATAAAGTTGGAATAAAATATGAATTTAGAAGAGCAGTTGACACTTACAAACAAGGATCACTAAAAGAGCAAATCCATACAATATTACAAAACAGTGCAAAAATAGGAGAGAAAATTTCAGAACTAGTAGGACAAGAAAAATATCAGAAATATTTGCCATATTTTCCAGTATGTGCAAATTGTAATCGACTCTATACAGCAGAAGCTACAGAGTATGTCGCAGATGAAAAGAAAGTAAAATACACATGCCACGACACCGAAATTGGCTCAAAGCTAGTCAAGGGATGTGGGCATATAGGAGAAGCAGACATTGGAAAAGACCTTGGGAAATTAGCCTGGAAAGTAGAATTTGCAGCAAGATGGGCAGCATTTGACATTAGATTTGAAGCATATGGGAAAGACATCATGGATTCAGTCAAAGTCAATGACTGGGTGGCAGATGAAATTCTGAAATTTCCACATCCACATCATGTAAAATATGAAATGTTTCTTGATAAAGGAGGAAAAAAGATTTCAAAATCATTAGGCAATGTAATCACTGCACAGAAATGGTTAGAATTTGGCAGTCCAAAATCAATTTTGCTATTATTATACAAAAGAATTACAGGTGCAAGAGAATTAGGATTTGATGACATTCCATCTTTAATGGCAGAGTATAATGAACTTGAAGATATTTACTTTGGACGAATCAAAGTAGACAACCAAGCAAAACTGACAAAATCAAAAGGACTCTACGAATATGTGAATCTCCTAAACCCTCCAAAACAATCAAGCACTCATGTAAACTATAGACTTGTAATCGAATTAGCAAAAATCTTCAAAGAAAACAGAGGACAAAGAGTAATGAAAAAATTACTAGATTACGGAGTAATTAAAAATCCAGAGCCAGAAATAGAAAAACTCATCGAGCTTGCAGGAAATTATGCAGATGAATTTGACGAACAAGAAAAAATCCAAATTGATTTAGATGATACGTCAAAGAAGGCATTGAAATTATTAGTTGATGAATTGGGAGGAGATAAAGAACTTGAAGATATTCAAAATACAATATATCAAATCGCAAAATCAAATGATATTCAACCAAAAGATTTCTTTAAAATATTATATCAGATAATACTTGGAACTTCAAGAGGACCCAAAATAGGGCCATTTATTTCAGATATAGGAAGAAAGCAAGTAGCAAAGACACTTTCAGAGTATACATAA
- a CDS encoding hemolysin family protein: MEFVEIEIIGIIILIGFYALFSGLEIAIVGVRRSKVIRLYRKKIPGSSPLYRLKMNPVMMTSSVNLGNTLVNVASSVLAADVAIKLLGSQGVAIIIGIMTFVILVFGEILPKTYCNVNPEKVSLRFSRVLLAFTYVMYPFVKALEYLIISILKISGGHSPRPRPITEEEIKEIIDMGYTEKAIEKEERDLVHNALEFDDKPIQDVMTPKDNVFSLEGQCTLSKVISKIEDKGFSRIPVFSKTQDKITGILHILDIFNIPEKKYKKTRIEKIARDPFFVYSNEKISDLLIELKKKDMHMAIVIDEQEKLLGIITVEDLLEEIVGDITGEAKKGKKNQ; encoded by the coding sequence ATGGAATTTGTGGAAATAGAGATAATTGGAATAATAATACTCATAGGATTTTATGCGCTTTTTAGCGGTCTTGAGATTGCAATAGTTGGAGTTAGACGCTCCAAAGTAATCAGACTATATCGAAAAAAGATTCCAGGATCATCTCCCCTGTACAGGTTGAAAATGAATCCAGTCATGATGACCTCCAGTGTAAATCTCGGAAATACATTGGTAAATGTTGCATCATCAGTTCTTGCTGCAGATGTCGCAATAAAATTACTGGGAAGTCAAGGAGTTGCAATAATAATTGGAATAATGACATTTGTGATTTTAGTTTTTGGTGAGATATTACCAAAAACATATTGTAATGTTAATCCTGAAAAAGTGTCCCTTAGATTCAGCAGAGTGTTACTAGCATTTACTTATGTCATGTATCCATTTGTCAAAGCTTTAGAATACCTCATCATTTCCATATTGAAGATTTCTGGAGGACATTCTCCAAGACCAAGACCAATCACTGAGGAAGAAATTAAAGAAATTATAGATATGGGATATACAGAAAAGGCAATAGAGAAAGAAGAAAGAGACCTTGTACATAATGCATTAGAATTTGATGATAAACCAATTCAAGATGTCATGACTCCAAAAGACAACGTATTTTCATTGGAAGGGCAATGTACATTATCAAAAGTCATATCAAAAATTGAAGATAAAGGATTCTCACGCATACCTGTTTTTTCAAAAACACAAGATAAAATTACAGGCATATTACATATTTTAGATATTTTTAATATACCTGAAAAAAAATATAAAAAAACAAGAATAGAAAAAATTGCAAGAGATCCATTTTTTGTATATTCAAATGAAAAAATAAGCGACCTCCTCATAGAACTCAAGAAAAAAGATATGCATATGGCAATTGTGATAGATGAGCAAGAGAAACTATTGGGAATAATAACTGTAGAGGATTTGTTAGAAGAAATTGTAGGAGACATAACGGGAGAAGCAAAGAAAGGCAAAAAGAACCAATAA
- a CDS encoding cation:proton antiporter: protein MAEAQFIETIIGVGILLFAAKLMAELFLRLKLPIVLGELLAGMIVGPFALGAFFVVDGRQLLHINDEIKILGEMGAIVILFMAGLEMTPKEFLKGGKASFTVGTLGVVVPFFAGLAVFQMFGFDALQSMLIATALTATSIAISIQVLSEFGKIKAPEARLIIGAAVVDDILAIAVLSVVSSIAGSDGGVDSIDITEVVITILQVLGFFAVMLVVAVVVIPKIITPRLWKAKGSVEGIATASFFGAAALAGSIGLSPIVGAFAVGMALSTTKVFEKVENYIGKIGLIFAPLFFAIIGAQVDLRAVDLNILMLSGIVIVVAIVTKLFGCGLPAMFFLKNKAQGMRVGIGMISRGEVGLIVAGVGVTAGILTSEVYSTIVIMVAVTTIITPIWLKMEYRKEQKKAMTQQRKA from the coding sequence ATGGCAGAGGCACAATTCATTGAAACAATTATCGGTGTAGGAATTCTTCTTTTTGCAGCCAAATTAATGGCAGAGCTGTTCCTAAGATTGAAACTGCCAATTGTTTTAGGAGAATTGTTAGCTGGAATGATCGTAGGTCCATTTGCACTAGGTGCATTCTTTGTAGTAGATGGAAGACAATTACTTCACATTAATGATGAAATCAAAATTCTCGGAGAAATGGGAGCTATAGTAATTTTGTTTATGGCAGGATTGGAAATGACACCAAAAGAATTTCTTAAAGGAGGAAAAGCATCATTTACAGTTGGTACATTAGGAGTTGTGGTTCCATTCTTTGCAGGTCTTGCAGTATTCCAAATGTTTGGGTTTGATGCATTACAATCAATGTTGATTGCAACGGCACTTACTGCAACAAGTATCGCAATTTCAATTCAAGTGTTAAGTGAATTTGGAAAAATCAAAGCTCCAGAAGCTAGATTAATCATAGGTGCAGCAGTAGTCGATGACATTTTAGCAATTGCAGTCTTATCAGTGGTATCATCAATTGCAGGATCAGATGGAGGAGTCGATAGTATTGACATCACAGAAGTAGTAATTACAATTTTACAAGTTTTAGGATTCTTTGCCGTAATGCTAGTTGTCGCAGTAGTTGTAATTCCAAAGATCATCACACCAAGATTATGGAAGGCAAAAGGCAGTGTAGAGGGTATTGCCACTGCATCGTTCTTTGGAGCAGCGGCGCTTGCAGGATCTATAGGATTATCCCCGATTGTGGGGGCATTTGCAGTGGGAATGGCACTTTCTACCACCAAGGTGTTTGAAAAAGTAGAGAACTATATTGGAAAAATAGGATTAATTTTTGCACCATTATTCTTTGCAATTATCGGTGCCCAAGTAGACCTAAGGGCAGTAGATCTGAACATTTTGATGTTAAGTGGAATAGTTATTGTAGTGGCAATTGTGACGAAATTATTTGGTTGCGGATTGCCTGCAATGTTCTTTTTGAAAAATAAAGCTCAAGGGATGAGAGTAGGAATAGGAATGATTTCCAGAGGAGAGGTAGGATTAATTGTTGCAGGGGTTGGAGTTACAGCAGGAATTCTCACATCAGAAGTTTATTCCACAATTGTGATAATGGTTGCAGTGACCACAATCATTACACCGATTTGGCTGAAAATGGAATACAGGAAAGAACAAAAAAAAGCAATGACGCAGCAGAGAAAAGCATAG